A region from the Agrococcus sp. SL85 genome encodes:
- the fusA gene encoding elongation factor G: MAQEAQKDLTKVRNFGIMAHIDAGKTTTTERILFYTGVNHKIGETHDGASTMDWMEQEQERGITITSAAITAAWKGTQINIIDTPGHVDFTVEVERSLRVLDGAVAVFDGKEGVEPQSETVWRQADKYDVPRICFVNKMDKLGADFYFTVDTIINRLGAKPLVLQLPIGAESSFEGVVDLVEMNAKTWRGDAKGDVKMGAEWTVEEIPADLKEKAEEYRTMLLETVAETDDALMEKFFEGEELSIDEIKGAIRKLTLASEVYPVLCGSAFKNRGVQPMLDAVVDYLPSPLDVPAIPGHDAKDPEKEIERHADREEPFSALAFKVAVHPFFGRLTYVRVYSGHADSGAAIVNSTKGKKERIGKIFQMAANKEIPVDEVTAGHIYAVIGLKDTTTGDTLSDPASPVILESMTFPAPVIEVAIEPKTKADQEKLSTAIQKLAEEDPTFRTENNPETGQTVIKGMGELHLDILVDRMKREFKVEANVGKPQVAYRETLKGTIEKFDYTHKKQTGGSGQFAKIQIKLEPMEITSEETYEFVNAVTGGRVPREYIPSVDAGIQDAMQVGVLAGFPTVGVKASLLDGAAHDVDSSEMAFKIAGSMAYKEAARKAQPTLLEPLMAVEVRTPEEYMGDVIGDLNSRRGQIQSMEDAQGVKVVKALVPLSEMFGYVGDLRSKTSGRAVYSMEFSTYAEVPKAVSDEIVQKSKGE, encoded by the coding sequence GTGGCTCAAGAGGCCCAGAAGGACCTGACCAAGGTGCGCAACTTCGGCATCATGGCGCACATCGATGCCGGCAAGACCACCACCACCGAGCGCATCCTGTTCTACACGGGCGTCAACCACAAGATCGGCGAGACGCACGACGGCGCCTCGACGATGGACTGGATGGAGCAGGAGCAGGAGCGCGGCATCACCATCACGTCCGCGGCGATCACGGCTGCCTGGAAGGGCACCCAGATCAACATCATCGACACGCCCGGCCACGTCGACTTCACGGTCGAGGTCGAGCGCTCGCTGCGCGTGCTGGACGGCGCCGTCGCCGTCTTCGACGGCAAGGAGGGCGTGGAGCCCCAGTCCGAGACCGTCTGGCGCCAGGCCGACAAGTACGACGTCCCCCGCATCTGCTTCGTCAACAAGATGGACAAGCTGGGCGCCGACTTCTACTTCACGGTCGACACCATCATCAACCGCCTGGGCGCGAAGCCGCTCGTCCTCCAGCTCCCGATCGGCGCCGAGTCGTCGTTCGAGGGCGTGGTCGACCTGGTCGAGATGAACGCGAAGACCTGGCGCGGCGACGCCAAGGGCGACGTGAAGATGGGCGCCGAGTGGACGGTCGAGGAGATCCCGGCCGACCTCAAGGAGAAGGCGGAGGAGTACCGCACGATGCTCCTCGAGACCGTCGCCGAGACCGACGACGCGCTCATGGAGAAGTTCTTCGAGGGCGAGGAGCTCTCGATCGACGAGATCAAGGGCGCCATCCGCAAGCTCACGCTCGCGAGCGAGGTCTACCCGGTGCTCTGCGGCTCGGCGTTCAAGAACCGCGGCGTGCAGCCGATGCTCGACGCGGTCGTCGACTACCTCCCGAGCCCCCTCGACGTCCCGGCCATCCCCGGCCACGACGCGAAGGACCCGGAGAAGGAGATCGAGCGCCACGCCGACCGCGAGGAGCCGTTCTCGGCCCTGGCGTTCAAGGTCGCCGTCCACCCCTTCTTCGGCCGCCTCACCTACGTCCGCGTGTACTCCGGTCACGCCGACTCGGGCGCCGCCATCGTCAACTCGACGAAGGGCAAGAAGGAGCGCATCGGCAAGATCTTCCAGATGGCCGCCAACAAGGAGATCCCCGTCGACGAGGTGACCGCGGGTCACATCTACGCGGTGATCGGCCTCAAGGACACCACCACGGGCGACACCCTCTCCGACCCGGCCAGCCCCGTCATCCTCGAGTCGATGACGTTCCCGGCCCCGGTCATCGAGGTCGCGATCGAGCCGAAGACGAAGGCGGACCAGGAGAAGCTCTCCACGGCCATCCAGAAGCTGGCCGAGGAGGACCCGACCTTCCGCACCGAGAACAACCCGGAGACCGGCCAGACGGTCATCAAGGGCATGGGCGAGCTGCACCTCGACATCCTCGTCGACCGCATGAAGCGCGAGTTCAAGGTCGAGGCCAACGTGGGCAAGCCCCAGGTGGCCTACCGCGAGACGCTCAAGGGCACGATCGAGAAGTTCGACTACACCCACAAGAAGCAGACGGGTGGATCGGGCCAGTTCGCCAAGATCCAGATCAAGCTCGAGCCGATGGAGATCACGTCGGAGGAGACCTACGAGTTCGTGAACGCCGTCACCGGCGGTCGCGTGCCCCGTGAGTACATCCCCTCGGTCGACGCGGGCATCCAGGACGCCATGCAGGTCGGCGTGCTCGCCGGCTTCCCGACGGTCGGCGTGAAGGCCTCGCTCCTCGACGGTGCGGCGCACGACGTCGACTCGTCGGAGATGGCGTTCAAGATCGCCGGCTCGATGGCGTACAAGGAGGCGGCCCGCAAGGCGCAGCCGACGCTCCTCGAGCCGCTCATGGCGGTCGAGGTGCGCACGCCCGAGGAGTACATGGGCGACGTCATCGGCGACCTCAACTCGCGCCGCGGGCAGATCCAGTCGATGGAGGACGCCCAGGGCGTGAAGGTCGTCAAGGCCCTCGTCCCGCTGTCGGAGATGTTCGGCTACGTCGGCGACCTGCGGTCGAAGACGTCCGGCCGCGCCGTCTACTCGATGGAGTTCTCGACCTACGCCGAGGTGCCGAAGGCCGTCTCGGACGAGATCGTCCAGAAGAGCAAGGGCGAGTGA
- the rpsG gene encoding 30S ribosomal protein S7, translating into MPRKGPAPKRPVVADPVYGAPIVSQLVNKILLDGKKGLAERIVYGALAGVGTKSGQDAVVVLKKALDNIRPTLEVKSRRVGGSTYQVPVEVKPHRANTLALRWLVSYAKARREKTMTERLMNEILDASNGLGAAVKRREDTHKMAESNKAFAHYRW; encoded by the coding sequence ATGCCTCGCAAGGGTCCCGCTCCCAAGCGCCCGGTCGTTGCTGACCCCGTCTACGGCGCTCCGATCGTCTCGCAGCTCGTCAACAAGATCCTCCTCGACGGCAAGAAGGGCCTCGCCGAGCGCATCGTCTACGGCGCGCTCGCCGGCGTCGGCACGAAGTCGGGCCAGGACGCGGTCGTGGTGCTCAAGAAGGCGCTCGACAACATCCGCCCGACCCTCGAGGTCAAGTCGCGCCGCGTCGGCGGCTCGACCTACCAGGTCCCCGTCGAGGTCAAGCCGCACCGCGCGAACACGCTCGCGCTGCGCTGGCTCGTCTCCTACGCCAAGGCGCGTCGCGAGAAGACCATGACCGAGCGCCTCATGAACGAGATCCTCGACGCCTCGAACGGCCTCGGCGCCGCCGTGAAGCGTCGCGAGGACACGCACAAGATGGCCGAGTCGAACAAGGCCTTCGCGCACTACCGCTGGTGA
- the rpsL gene encoding 30S ribosomal protein S12, with the protein MPTIQQLVRKGRSPKVSKTKAPALKANPQQRGVCTRVYTTTPKKPNSALRKVARVKLSNGTEVTAYIPGEGHNLQEHSMVLVRGGRVKDLPGVRYKIVRGALDTQAVKNRKQARSRYGAKMEKK; encoded by the coding sequence GTGCCCACCATCCAGCAGCTGGTCCGCAAGGGCCGGTCGCCGAAGGTCTCGAAGACCAAGGCGCCCGCGCTCAAGGCCAACCCGCAGCAGCGCGGCGTCTGCACCCGCGTCTACACCACCACCCCCAAGAAGCCGAACTCGGCGCTCCGCAAGGTCGCCCGCGTGAAGCTCTCGAACGGCACCGAGGTCACGGCCTACATCCCCGGCGAGGGCCACAACCTCCAGGAGCACTCGATGGTGCTCGTCCGCGGCGGTCGTGTGAAGGACCTCCCCGGCGTGCGCTACAAGATCGTGCGCGGCGCGCTCGACACCCAGGCCGTGAAGAACCGCAAGCAGGCTCGCAGCCGCTACGGCGCGAAGATGGAGAAGAAGTAA
- a CDS encoding WXG100 family type VII secretion target encodes MSDFGASYAEMESTAGKLDTGKEDIAGVLKDLKSAVDTLLGEDFKTQHASGKFGEGYEELTSGLETAIEGISDMGEALRGMMQAIQSLDEQMAGS; translated from the coding sequence ATGAGCGACTTCGGTGCTTCCTATGCCGAGATGGAGTCCACTGCGGGCAAGCTGGACACGGGCAAGGAGGACATCGCCGGTGTCCTCAAGGACCTCAAGTCGGCGGTGGACACGCTGCTGGGCGAGGACTTCAAGACGCAGCACGCGTCGGGCAAGTTCGGTGAGGGCTACGAGGAGCTGACCTCGGGCCTGGAGACGGCGATCGAGGGCATCTCCGACATGGGCGAGGCCCTGCGCGGCATGATGCAGGCGATCCAGTCGCTCGACGAGCAGATGGCCGGCAGCTGA
- a CDS encoding FtsK/SpoIIIE domain-containing protein, translated as MKVKLTLHRPAADPTDVVITADSTATVEDVARQIALADPTRSIVVGERETLTLAVAPPTEQSLVRLQPDALIGEAPIGSGFHARVESLGEGGARHGGPAGSALDAVAVLRVVGGPLRGQEFQLGRGHATIGRDASNAIVLADPLVSKRHARIEVGAHVEVVDLNSANGVLVDGGLVSRLRVTPGATFTIGDSELQVSLAGAFDASGPDPVLERGGALLFNRSPRVEARYPGTAFDGPRIPREMIQRLFPWPMLVAPILLAAAMYALTENPRSLLVAAMTPMMLLGNFINMKTQNGQRQKFEVQMFEQKFEQLEEELYREKPKEEAVRGMEVPPVAEVFEHAMRLGPMLWTRRPEHWNFLAVRLGTCRALSRNSIKEEEQQDGLPEYLDRVERLRERYRYVDDVPIVESFESVGSIGIAGPKSLAADALRGLALQLYGLHAPNEVVTVALCDADWTGELEWMKWLPHTTSETSPFKDMPLADSATAGAALLNGLEELVMGRSKSASPDRKTPYDEDWDPMRYGTDVERAAKDAVTSIQTSVVIVVTNDAPVDRPRLTQILERGAAVGVHGVFVAPTVESLPAVCRSYVDVSGGLEAARVGTVRSGADYEGVRVEGVSGEYMQMFAKRLAPVVDASIVVTDSSDIPDSVMFLSLVGPELAEDPNAVIDRWRQNNTIIDRSGGQKPRLKKAGTLRAIMGQGATDAMTLDLRTQGPHALVGGTTGAGKSEFLQAWVLGMAAAHSPDRVTFLFVDYKGGSAFADCVELPHCVGLVTDLSPHLVRRALTSLRAELHHREHLFNRKKAKDLLELEKRQDPETPPALVLVIDEFAALAGEVPEFVDGVVDIAQRGRSLGIHLIMATQRPAGVIKDNLRANTNLRVALRMADESDSKDVVDDPVAASFPPSIPGRGIAKTGPGRLVPFQSAYAGGWTTDEVQVADVKVAELRFGSLQRWEPEAAPESDAHDEDLGPNDQKRVVRTLIAASQQARIPAPRRPWLDDLETAVDLRDLPIEGDGRIVLGKADIPERQRQDPIYLHPDRDGSMLVYGTSGSGKSTLLKSIATAAGMRPELGRAEVYGLDFASGALKPLEVLPHVGSIIAGDDAERVQRLLRSLGRELDRRGKAFAAASAASLTEYRELVDPDASRIFLLLDNFPQFKADWEVTSARAPFYQVFMRILGEGRPLGIHAIATADRSGAVPTAVSSNISRRVVLRLSDESAYTLVGAPKDVLDDASAPGRAIVDGLELQVAVLGGSPNVAEQTKLMGQLAEALRAQGARDVEEIGALPTRLSLEALPDRVDDFPVIGVAEDTLAPRDFDPIGTFIVAGPPQSGKTNALKALVVAVERFDPEVRLFHFAGRRSVLHDFRPWVRSATRPEAAKELAKELAEIVADETVPGRILVVVENVPQFADSDAERAMKELFQAINRSDHLLLGDADVTQVTGGYGFIGDFKAGRKGIVLKPDAYDGDSVFKVPFPKVKRADFPEGRGIFVQNGRAVTMQLPLVPERPAPAPAAAAAAPPVAAAGVQEETLQAVPGDA; from the coding sequence ATGAAGGTCAAGCTGACCCTGCACCGGCCCGCCGCCGACCCGACCGACGTCGTGATCACGGCCGACTCCACGGCCACGGTCGAGGACGTCGCGCGGCAGATCGCGCTCGCCGACCCGACGCGCTCCATCGTCGTGGGCGAGCGCGAGACGCTCACCCTCGCGGTCGCGCCGCCGACCGAGCAGAGCCTCGTGCGGCTGCAGCCCGACGCCCTCATCGGCGAGGCGCCGATCGGCTCCGGCTTCCACGCGCGGGTCGAGAGCCTCGGCGAGGGCGGCGCGCGCCACGGCGGGCCGGCGGGCAGCGCGCTCGACGCCGTCGCGGTCCTCCGCGTCGTCGGCGGACCCCTCCGCGGGCAGGAGTTCCAGCTCGGCCGCGGTCACGCGACGATCGGTCGCGACGCGTCGAACGCGATCGTCCTCGCCGATCCGCTCGTCTCGAAGCGCCACGCGCGCATCGAGGTCGGCGCCCACGTCGAGGTCGTCGACCTCAACTCCGCGAACGGCGTGCTCGTCGACGGCGGGCTCGTCTCGCGCCTGCGCGTGACCCCCGGCGCGACCTTCACGATCGGCGACAGCGAGCTGCAGGTCTCGCTCGCGGGCGCCTTCGACGCCTCCGGGCCCGACCCGGTGCTCGAGCGGGGCGGCGCGCTGCTGTTCAACCGCTCGCCGCGCGTCGAGGCCCGCTACCCGGGCACCGCCTTCGACGGCCCGCGCATCCCGCGCGAGATGATCCAGCGGCTCTTCCCGTGGCCCATGCTCGTCGCGCCGATCCTGCTCGCGGCCGCGATGTACGCCCTCACCGAGAACCCTCGCTCCCTGCTCGTCGCGGCGATGACGCCGATGATGCTGCTCGGCAACTTCATCAACATGAAGACGCAGAACGGGCAGCGCCAGAAGTTCGAGGTGCAGATGTTCGAGCAGAAGTTCGAGCAGCTCGAGGAGGAGCTCTACCGCGAGAAGCCGAAGGAGGAGGCGGTGCGCGGCATGGAGGTGCCGCCCGTCGCCGAGGTCTTCGAGCACGCGATGCGCCTGGGCCCCATGCTCTGGACCCGCCGGCCCGAGCACTGGAACTTCCTCGCGGTGCGCCTGGGCACCTGTCGGGCGCTCTCGCGCAACAGCATCAAGGAGGAGGAGCAGCAGGACGGCCTCCCCGAGTACCTCGACCGCGTCGAGCGGCTGCGCGAGCGCTACCGCTACGTCGACGACGTGCCCATCGTGGAGTCCTTCGAGTCGGTCGGCTCGATCGGCATCGCGGGCCCGAAGTCGCTCGCGGCCGACGCGCTGCGCGGCCTGGCGCTGCAGCTCTACGGCCTGCACGCGCCGAACGAGGTCGTCACGGTCGCGCTCTGCGACGCCGACTGGACGGGCGAGCTCGAGTGGATGAAGTGGCTGCCCCACACCACGAGCGAGACGAGCCCGTTCAAGGACATGCCGCTCGCCGACTCCGCGACCGCGGGCGCCGCGCTCCTCAACGGGCTCGAGGAGCTCGTCATGGGCCGCTCGAAGTCGGCCTCGCCCGACCGCAAGACGCCCTACGACGAGGACTGGGACCCGATGCGGTACGGCACCGACGTCGAGCGCGCCGCGAAGGACGCGGTCACGAGCATCCAGACCTCGGTCGTCATCGTCGTCACGAACGACGCGCCCGTCGACCGCCCCCGGCTCACGCAGATCCTCGAGCGGGGCGCCGCCGTGGGCGTGCACGGCGTCTTCGTGGCGCCGACCGTGGAGTCGCTGCCGGCGGTGTGCCGCTCCTACGTCGACGTGTCGGGCGGCCTCGAGGCCGCGCGCGTCGGCACGGTGCGCTCGGGCGCCGACTACGAGGGCGTGCGCGTCGAGGGCGTCTCGGGCGAGTACATGCAGATGTTCGCGAAGCGCCTCGCGCCGGTCGTCGACGCGAGCATCGTCGTCACCGACTCCTCCGACATCCCCGACTCCGTCATGTTCCTCTCGCTCGTGGGCCCCGAGCTCGCCGAGGACCCGAACGCGGTCATCGACCGCTGGCGCCAGAACAACACGATCATCGACCGCTCCGGCGGCCAGAAGCCGCGCCTGAAGAAGGCCGGCACGCTGCGGGCGATCATGGGCCAGGGCGCGACCGACGCCATGACGCTCGACCTGCGCACGCAGGGCCCCCACGCGCTCGTCGGCGGCACGACGGGCGCGGGCAAGTCGGAGTTCCTGCAGGCGTGGGTGCTCGGCATGGCGGCCGCGCACAGCCCCGACCGCGTGACCTTCCTCTTCGTCGACTACAAGGGCGGCTCGGCCTTCGCCGACTGCGTCGAGCTGCCGCACTGCGTGGGCCTCGTGACCGACCTCAGCCCGCACCTCGTGCGGCGCGCGCTCACGAGCCTCCGCGCCGAGCTGCACCACCGCGAGCACCTCTTCAACCGCAAGAAGGCGAAGGACCTGCTCGAGCTCGAGAAGCGGCAGGACCCGGAGACCCCGCCCGCGCTCGTGCTCGTCATCGACGAGTTCGCGGCGCTCGCGGGCGAGGTGCCGGAGTTCGTCGACGGCGTCGTCGACATCGCCCAGCGCGGCCGCTCGCTCGGCATCCACCTCATCATGGCGACGCAGCGCCCCGCGGGCGTCATCAAGGACAACCTGCGCGCCAACACCAACCTCCGCGTCGCGCTCCGCATGGCCGACGAGTCCGACTCGAAGGACGTCGTCGACGACCCCGTCGCGGCATCCTTCCCGCCCTCCATCCCCGGCCGCGGCATCGCGAAGACCGGGCCCGGCAGGCTCGTGCCCTTCCAGTCGGCCTACGCGGGAGGCTGGACGACCGACGAGGTGCAGGTCGCCGACGTGAAGGTGGCCGAGCTGCGCTTCGGCTCGCTGCAGCGCTGGGAGCCGGAGGCAGCGCCCGAGTCCGACGCGCACGACGAGGACCTGGGCCCCAACGACCAGAAGCGCGTGGTGCGCACCCTCATCGCGGCCTCGCAGCAGGCCCGCATCCCCGCGCCCCGGCGCCCGTGGCTCGACGACCTCGAGACGGCCGTCGACCTCCGCGACCTGCCCATCGAGGGCGACGGCCGCATCGTGCTCGGCAAGGCCGACATCCCGGAGCGCCAGCGCCAGGACCCGATCTACCTGCACCCCGACCGCGACGGCTCGATGCTCGTCTACGGCACCTCGGGCTCGGGCAAGTCGACGCTCCTCAAGTCGATCGCGACCGCGGCGGGCATGCGCCCGGAGCTCGGCCGCGCCGAGGTCTACGGCCTCGACTTCGCGAGCGGCGCGCTGAAGCCGCTCGAGGTGCTGCCGCACGTCGGCTCGATCATCGCGGGCGACGACGCCGAGCGCGTGCAGCGCCTGCTGCGCTCGCTCGGCCGCGAGCTCGACCGCCGCGGCAAGGCCTTCGCGGCGGCGAGCGCCGCGAGCCTCACGGAGTACCGCGAGCTCGTCGACCCGGACGCATCGCGCATCTTCCTGCTGCTCGACAACTTCCCCCAGTTCAAGGCCGACTGGGAGGTCACGAGCGCGCGGGCGCCGTTCTACCAGGTGTTCATGCGGATCCTCGGCGAGGGCAGGCCGCTCGGCATCCACGCGATCGCGACGGCCGACCGCTCGGGCGCCGTGCCCACCGCGGTCAGCTCGAACATCTCGCGGCGCGTGGTGCTGCGCCTCTCGGACGAGTCGGCGTACACGCTCGTGGGCGCGCCGAAGGACGTGCTCGACGACGCCTCGGCGCCCGGCCGGGCGATCGTCGACGGCCTCGAGCTGCAGGTGGCGGTGCTGGGCGGCTCGCCCAACGTCGCCGAGCAGACGAAGCTCATGGGGCAGCTCGCCGAGGCGCTGCGTGCGCAGGGCGCGCGCGACGTCGAGGAGATCGGCGCGCTGCCGACGCGCCTCTCGCTCGAGGCGCTGCCCGACCGCGTCGACGACTTCCCCGTCATCGGCGTCGCCGAGGACACCCTCGCGCCGCGCGACTTCGACCCGATCGGCACCTTCATCGTCGCGGGCCCGCCCCAGTCCGGCAAGACGAACGCGCTCAAAGCGCTCGTCGTGGCGGTGGAGCGCTTCGATCCCGAGGTCCGGCTCTTCCACTTCGCCGGCAGGCGCTCGGTGCTGCACGACTTCCGGCCGTGGGTGCGCAGCGCCACGCGCCCCGAGGCGGCGAAGGAGCTCGCGAAGGAGCTCGCGGAGATCGTCGCCGACGAGACGGTGCCGGGCCGCATCCTCGTGGTGGTCGAGAACGTGCCGCAGTTCGCCGACTCCGACGCGGAGCGGGCCATGAAGGAGCTCTTCCAGGCCATCAACCGCAGCGACCACCTGCTGCTCGGCGACGCCGACGTCACGCAGGTCACGGGCGGCTACGGCTTCATCGGCGACTTCAAGGCGGGCCGCAAGGGCATCGTCCTGAAGCCCGACGCCTACGACGGCGACTCGGTCTTCAAGGTGCCCTTCCCCAAGGTCAAGCGCGCCGACTTCCCGGAGGGCCGCGGCATCTTCGTGCAGAACGGCCGCGCCGTCACGATGCAGCTGCCGCTCGTGCCCGAGCGCCCCGCGCCGGCGCCGGCGGCCGCGGCCGCGGCGCCGCCCGTCGCGGCGGCGGGCGTGCAGGAGGAGACGCTGCAGGCGGTGCCGGGCGACGCCTAG
- a CDS encoding serine/threonine-protein kinase, protein MSPKRAPSAPPELPGYDYVSLLGSGGFADVFLYQQQLPSRHVAVKVLLPDAVNRELIDNFRHEANVMAQLSTHPSIVTIYGAAVAPDGRPFLAMEYCSRPNLGVRYRRERFAVPEVLSLGVQIAGAVETAHRAGILHRDIKPANILVTAYNRPALTDFGIATSSGGTDDASGMSIPWSPPEAFLDPPRSSPASDVFSLAATLSTLLAGRTPFEMPGGSNTSVDLIDRIQRGELSPLARSDVPARLEAVLAAAMDPDPGRRHASAMAFGRALQQVEAEMALPVTPLDVLDDGLDAEEVAEEDGGATRIRGVVSIDPHAGEAPPSAMPAAVAAVPDATVRRPRPAAQAQAAAPGAPAAPAQPEQPRSRRRTAVGIAAGVAVLALGGGIAALALAGGGGAPPSANPSQTVAAPPLAQRPPAPIAVEGEVSGGTVTFTWTNAQPQEGDTFLYRYEPSVGDPTSSSTSAPQVVVDADPDGETCILVRLVRSDGRDSNDAEGCVDG, encoded by the coding sequence GTGAGCCCGAAGCGCGCGCCGTCCGCCCCGCCGGAGCTGCCCGGCTACGACTACGTCTCGCTGCTGGGCTCCGGCGGCTTCGCCGACGTCTTCCTCTACCAGCAGCAGCTGCCCTCGCGGCACGTCGCCGTGAAGGTGCTGCTGCCGGACGCGGTGAACCGCGAGCTCATCGACAACTTCCGCCACGAGGCGAACGTCATGGCGCAGCTCTCGACGCACCCCTCGATCGTGACGATCTACGGCGCCGCCGTCGCGCCCGACGGGCGGCCGTTCCTCGCGATGGAGTACTGCTCGCGCCCGAACCTCGGCGTCCGGTACCGGCGCGAGCGCTTCGCGGTGCCGGAGGTCCTCTCGCTCGGCGTGCAGATCGCGGGCGCCGTCGAGACCGCCCACCGCGCCGGCATCCTGCACCGCGACATCAAGCCCGCGAACATCCTCGTCACGGCCTACAACCGGCCGGCGCTCACCGACTTCGGCATCGCGACGAGCTCGGGCGGCACCGACGACGCGAGCGGCATGTCGATCCCGTGGTCGCCGCCCGAGGCCTTCCTCGACCCGCCCCGCTCGAGCCCCGCCTCCGACGTCTTCTCGCTCGCGGCGACGCTCTCGACGCTGCTCGCGGGCCGCACGCCCTTCGAGATGCCCGGAGGCTCGAACACGAGCGTCGACCTCATCGACCGCATCCAGCGCGGCGAGCTCTCGCCGCTCGCGCGCTCCGACGTGCCCGCGCGGCTCGAGGCGGTGCTCGCCGCGGCCATGGACCCGGATCCCGGCCGGCGCCATGCGAGCGCCATGGCCTTCGGGCGGGCGCTGCAGCAGGTCGAGGCCGAGATGGCCCTGCCCGTCACGCCCCTCGACGTGCTCGACGACGGGCTCGACGCCGAGGAGGTGGCCGAGGAGGACGGCGGCGCCACCCGGATCCGAGGCGTCGTCTCGATCGACCCGCACGCGGGCGAGGCCCCGCCGAGCGCGATGCCCGCGGCCGTGGCCGCGGTGCCCGACGCGACCGTGCGCAGGCCGCGGCCCGCGGCGCAGGCGCAGGCTGCTGCGCCGGGCGCTCCCGCCGCTCCGGCGCAGCCCGAGCAGCCGCGCAGCCGACGCCGCACCGCGGTCGGCATCGCCGCGGGCGTCGCGGTGCTCGCGCTCGGCGGCGGCATCGCGGCGCTCGCGCTCGCGGGCGGCGGCGGGGCACCCCCGTCGGCGAACCCCTCGCAGACCGTCGCGGCGCCGCCCCTCGCGCAGCGCCCGCCCGCCCCGATCGCCGTCGAGGGCGAGGTGAGCGGCGGCACGGTGACCTTCACGTGGACCAACGCGCAGCCGCAGGAGGGCGACACCTTCCTGTACCGCTACGAGCCCTCGGTCGGCGACCCGACCTCCTCGAGCACGAGCGCGCCGCAGGTGGTGGTCGACGCGGACCCCGACGGCGAGACGTGCATCCTCGTGCGGCTCGTGCGCTCCGACGGCCGCGACTCGAACGATGCGGAGGGGTGCGTCGATGGCTGA
- a CDS encoding FHA domain-containing protein, protein MSARIEYAPGEAWCVAAGAVVLVCERDLVPGRAAALHAEAAAVRDAAGLRALLEAEPTALLALLDADGARTVLRRHGVPATADGSPMPDRFGGDWAEDVAAADAIVAAGGLAALEGARLPFEGGVVRVAAVRVAPAPAAPEPTPEPVEEHAVGAFGQTQPPRVATTPEPEPETASDAEPEPVTEPVTESEPEPQPVAEPEPQPLAQADAEALRPAEPEPAQPEPAAPDAVEAEHADVPFDDVPVTGIQPLPPHLREARTLQDAAAPASATPPEPLTEHSGPLSGLIDSVPGFIRPAAAVRPASPPAVAPEAPASAASEPAPAPEPAPLASAAAPDAAGDHDGMTVTAAQARALLGDRAPRSGGIDVAAPATGPLVLSTLCAEGHVNAPGTTVCTTCGTAIDDASAAQRRRPEIAVAVLPSGDRIPLGRGVVLGRRPRSRRVEDGRVPRLVTVESPSEDISRSHLELRVEDWNLVAVDLSSTNGTLLLREGAAPQRLRPEASTILQLGDRLDLGDGVVVTIESAP, encoded by the coding sequence ATGAGCGCCCGGATCGAGTACGCCCCCGGCGAGGCCTGGTGCGTCGCCGCAGGGGCGGTCGTGCTCGTCTGCGAGCGCGACCTCGTGCCCGGGCGGGCCGCCGCGCTGCACGCCGAGGCGGCAGCCGTGCGCGATGCCGCGGGGCTCCGCGCGCTCCTCGAGGCCGAGCCCACCGCGCTGCTCGCGCTGCTCGACGCCGACGGCGCCCGCACGGTGCTCCGCCGGCACGGCGTGCCGGCGACGGCCGACGGCTCGCCGATGCCCGACCGCTTCGGCGGCGACTGGGCTGAGGACGTCGCTGCGGCGGACGCGATCGTCGCCGCGGGCGGGCTCGCCGCCCTCGAGGGCGCCCGCCTGCCCTTCGAGGGCGGCGTCGTCCGCGTGGCCGCCGTGCGCGTCGCGCCCGCGCCGGCCGCGCCCGAGCCGACTCCCGAGCCGGTCGAGGAGCACGCGGTCGGCGCCTTCGGGCAGACCCAGCCGCCGCGAGTCGCGACGACGCCCGAGCCCGAGCCGGAGACGGCGTCGGATGCGGAGCCCGAGCCCGTGACGGAGCCCGTGACGGAGTCCGAGCCCGAGCCTCAGCCCGTGGCGGAGCCCGAGCCGCAGCCGCTCGCCCAGGCCGACGCCGAGGCGCTCCGCCCGGCCGAGCCGGAGCCCGCCCAGCCGGAGCCCGCGGCACCGGATGCGGTCGAGGCCGAGCACGCCGACGTGCCGTTCGACGACGTGCCGGTGACGGGCATCCAGCCCCTCCCGCCGCACCTGCGGGAGGCCAGGACTCTGCAGGACGCCGCGGCGCCGGCCTCCGCGACGCCGCCCGAGCCCCTGACCGAGCACTCGGGACCGCTGTCGGGCCTCATCGACTCCGTCCCCGGGTTCATCCGGCCGGCGGCCGCCGTCCGGCCCGCGTCGCCGCCTGCGGTCGCGCCCGAGGCGCCGGCGTCCGCCGCGTCGGAGCCCGCGCCCGCTCCCGAGCCCGCGCCGCTCGCGTCCGCGGCCGCACCCGACGCGGCCGGCGACCACGACGGCATGACCGTCACGGCCGCGCAGGCGCGCGCGCTCCTCGGCGACCGCGCGCCCCGCTCCGGCGGCATCGACGTCGCCGCGCCCGCCACGGGACCGCTCGTGCTCTCGACGCTCTGCGCGGAGGGCCACGTCAACGCGCCCGGCACCACCGTGTGCACCACGTGCGGCACCGCCATCGACGACGCCTCCGCTGCGCAGCGCCGCCGGCCCGAGATCGCCGTGGCCGTGCTGCCCTCCGGCGACCGCATCCCGCTGGGCCGCGGCGTCGTGCTCGGCCGCCGCCCGCGCTCGCGCCGCGTCGAGGACGGCCGCGTGCCGCGCCTCGTCACGGTCGAGAGCCCCAGCGAGGACATCTCGCGGAGCCACCTCGAGCTGCGGGTCGAGGACTGGAACCTCGTGGCCGTCGACCTCTCGTCGACGAACGGCACGCTGCTGCTGCGCGAGGGCGCCGCGCCGCAGCGCCTGCGCCCCGAGGCCTCGACGATCCTGCAGCTCGGCGACCGCCTCGACCTGGGCGACGGCGTCGTCGTGACGATCGAGTCGGCGCCGTGA